The DNA window TTCACAAGGAAAAATTCGTGAGAAATCATTTGTTGAACATGTACTCAAAAATTGGAGAGTTTGACACCGCTTTAATGTTGTTTAAGTCCATGCCGAAGAGAAATATTATGTCTTGTAACATTATGATCAATGGGTTTATGCAGAGTGGAGATTTGGATAGTGCAGTGAAGGTGTTTGATGAAATGTCTGAGAGAAATGTTGCGACGTGGAATGCTGTGGTTTCTGGGTTGATTCAGTTTGAGGTTAATGAGGAGGGATTGGGTTTGTTTAAGGAGATGTATGAGTTGGGTTTTTTTCCTGATGAGTTTACTTTAGGTAGCGTTCTTCGCGGTTGTGCGGGTTTGAAGGGAGTTTATGCTGGGAGGCAAGTTCATGGCTATGTTGTAAAATGTGGGTTTGAGTTTAATTTGGTTGTTGCGAGTTCGTTGGCGCATATGTATATGAAGAATGGGAGGTTGAGTGAAGGGGAGATTGTTATTGAGTCTATGCCGAGTAGGAATAATGTGGCTTGGAATACTTTGATTGCTGGTAAAGCTCAAAATGGGTACCCTGAGGAAGTATTGGATCAGTATAATTTGATGAGAATTATGGGTTTTAGACCTGATAAAGTTACTTTTGCGAGTGTGGTTAGTTCCTGTTCTGAATTGACAACTATCGGTCAAGGTCAGCAGATTCATACGGAAGTTATTAAAGCTGGTGCTCATTCGGTTCCTGCGGTGATGAGTTCGTTGATTAGCATGTATTCAAGATGTGGATGTTTGGAGGATTCGGTGAAAATTTTCTTGGAATGTAAATATGCTGATGTTATATTGTGGAGCTCTATGATTTCTGCGTATGGATTTCATGGACAGGGAGAAGAAGCTATCAAGTTGTTTCATGAGATGGAGCAAGAGAATATAGAAGCGAATGATGTTACTTTCTTGAGCTTGCTTTATGCTTGTAGTCATTGTGGATTGAAGGACAAAGGTATGGAATTTTTTGAGTTGATGGTAAATAAGTACGCGGTGAAGCCTAGATTAGAACATTATACTTGTTTGGTTGACCTACTTGGTAGGTCAGGGTGTCTGGATGAAGCAGAGGCCAGAATAAGATCCATGCCTGTAAAGCCAGATGCTGTTATTTGGAAAACTTTGTTATCAGCATGTAAAGTTCATAAGAACGCGGACATGGCAAGAAGGGCTGCTGAAGAAGTTTTAAAACTTGATCCTCAGGATTCAGCTTCGTATGTGCTTCTGGCTAATATCCATGCATCTGCCAAGAGTTGGCAGGTTGTCTCAGAGGTAAGGAAAACCATGAGAGACAGGAATGTGAAGAAGGAGCCAGGTGTAAGCTGGTTGGAAGTGAAGAATCAGGTTCATCAATTCTGCGTCGCTGACAAATCACATCCAAATTTAGATGCAATCAATTTGTACTTGAAGGAGCTGATGGAAGAGATGAAATTGCATGGTTATGTGCCTGACATTGGCTCTGTTTTGCATGATATGGATAATGAAGAGAAAGAAAATGATTTGGTTCATCACAGTGAGAAGTTGGCTATTGCTTTCGCTCTGATGAACACTCCTCCATGTGCACCAATAAGAATAATGAAGAATTTGCGTGTCTGCAGTGATTGTCATGTAGCCATCAAATACATATCTGAGATTAGAAACCGGGAGATCATAGTCCGGGATACTAGCAGATTTCACCATTTCAAAAGCGGCAAATGTTCTTGCGGAGATTACTGGTAAGAGTCTACAAACCTCTTTACATTGACCAAATAATCATGCTTCTTTGTTTTTGAATGATATTTATTTgtctttaaaaagaaataaaatgaaattgttATTGGTATGTGCCATCAGTGCTgcacaaaaataaaaacgtcGAAACCAGGAACGaggaaacaattttttttttttttttataaaaataggttaaatatatattatgaagTTTTAGAGGTTATtttcagaaacaaaaacaaaacgcCGAAAATGTATGATTCAATAACTTTCCGTTCAACATAGTGAGCTATTCAGAATAAATATTGCGACATTAGCTTCCCAATGGtgttaaacttttcaaaaatgagTAAAATCATATAATCAATTAATTGAACTCTTCCTCCTTATAAAACTAAACTGAGACAGAGAACTAATTTCAGACCTCTTTACAAATAAAAGAAACAATATGTAGaacaaaacaaatgaaacaaGGACCTACTAATCACTATCAGAATCTACATATTTGCAAGAACAAGATAGAGCACACTTCTCTAAGCAGGTTTCGCATCTCCATGtgtgttttttattattattaacaaATTTGATTTGGGCTTGTGGTGACGTCTTTTTCTTGAAGTCCTTCAATAGTTTCTTTACGTCTTTAATAGTAGTATGATTAACAGTTTCAACAATAATCTCTTTGAGCAGAGGCAAATTGGCCAGCATATATTGAATAAACCTCATTTCTGAGTTATTGTTTCCAAGACATGCGCTTATTATCATTTTACGCAGTTGGTTCTCCAAGTAGCGAGGCTCAGTAGATTTTTCTTCTGATTCCCAAAACTGTGTAACAGATTCAGACTCAGCAATGCTTTTGCAGCATCTCGCCTACACAATCAAAGGAAGTAATGTCAATATTCTATTTTATGATAGAAAAGAAATTTATTAGGAAACGGAAActgaaacaacaaaatcaaacaacGTTGAAACAGAATATGATGAAACTGTAgtttttacaataatatattatgaatattaagCTGATGATTTTCAGAAGTGTTTCTGAAAATGGGAATGAAACGTCAAAATATAGGATTCAATAGTTTTCCTGCAAGTCTACTACCAATTGAACGTAGCTCGATTGGTACATAGTTCGATTTCTGAGTTGAATAAACTACTTAATAATGAGTAATTAGTACCCACCTTTATGATAAGTGTATGTAGGCTAGGTAAGAGTTCATTCAAGTCGAAGAGAGCTGAGACATAGTTCTTATCTTTAAAGCAAAAATCATGAACTTGAAGGGCTCTTAGATGACCTTTACAAGATAATAGAACTTGAATTAATCCTGTGACTGCAATCGACCACTAGAAGCAACAACAATAAGTCGGTTCAGTAgctgttttaaaattattgcaaTAGTATATAAAGACAACGTAAAAGTTACGGTTGTCGGCTTCAGtttcagttttataaatttattaaactgtTGCTCTAATAGTGAAATATATATTGCAGCAGGATATTTACATTAGATTTAAAACCATTGTAATAGATCTAAAGTAACAATATTAGCACATTCAACAACGGTTTTCCACTGTTGTAAATTAAAGAACACGAAGAAAAAGGTTGTGTGCATTTTACATACCTTTCTAGTTTTCCATCGAAAGTGAAGCTCCTCGAGTGCAGATGGCAATTCAGGTATTGTAAATTTGATATTGTCAGTCTGAAGCCTATAACATTTACCGAACTTGAATTCGGGTTTATATAGATCGATCGACAACACTGAGAGCAGTGGATTACTATTGAAAGAAATGGAATTTACTTCCCCACCAAAGCTAAAGAACTTAAGCTTAGGGACATTCATATTCAAAACCCCAACAAAACTCACAGATTTTACTATAATATTCTCAAGTAATAGGCAATTAGAGATCACACTCTCAAAAATAAGCCTTGTAGTTGACAATTTTCTTAGTTCAAGTGTAACTAAATTCTTAAATCCCTTATATGAGCAAGGCAGCTTGGTCAGTGTAAACAGATGACTCAGATTTAAATGCCTAAGCTGTTGACAGGAAAATAAATTATCAGGAAGCTTAATGGTTTTGTTACTATCTTTTGTGCATACCAAACTCAAATCCTGAATTGAGTTTTTTATTAGTATGTATAACCATGCCTGTAATGTCATAGTCAGGTCGATACGATTTATAACAATCACAAATTTTTGAATTGTTCCGATATGTTGATTGAGAATGCAATTGACCATAGACTCGGATTGTCGTATCGATAACCAGGATTTACTGTTGATTGTAATCCAAGGAACTGTATGCCATTTTTGTTTCCAACTTTTTGATAATATGCTTGTCTTTGCAGCTTCATGTATTAGCAAATATGATAGAATAATTTCTATCAAATGTTGCGGAAGCTCGCTTAATTGATCTGAATTATTTGGACGATTACTTGTCATGCTATTCGAGTTATTATCGGAATCAAGTTTTTGCCTCTTAATCTTCTGCCTCTTTGACATGATAATTTCTGCAAACATGTAACTTGAAAATAAAACTAGCTAATTATCataatcaatataaattaataatctaAAGCTGAACTCTTAAGAAGAATGCTATATTATTTTTACCAATTGAGCTATTTTCTTGTGTAACtcttattttaagatttttgttttttaaagtgCATGTTTCttactaaaaaggaaaaaaattcgaaagaaggtttttttttttataatgacttggcataaaagaaaaatatatggaATCATAACGAGAATCGTATCCTTAAACTATAAAGGAATAAGCCTTTAAAGAGAATCAATGTATATATTTCATTAAAAGATTCTATTCTAAAAATTTCCTTATAATACTATTCTCGTATCATTTTGATAAGTGACTTAAGTATCGAAGCATTGTGTCCTCCCTATCGTCTTACAAACTACACAGTTCAAGGAGAGGAATGTGCACATCGGCTACAACGTATCCGTCGGCGCATTATTTAAAgctttaaagttttaaactgatttagaaaaattaagtttcatcttttaaacaaataactcttcttcttattatattatgacataatattaaaaaaaatataagctTCAAAGTTTTTAATGGATTCAACCGCTAAAAAATCCATGTtctaaacaaataattttaatttattaaaggtTATATGTTGGTTAGATAAGTGACAGTAATTGTCCTGTCTTATTAGTCACATGACTTCATATATAACGTATTCCCTTTTCATTCTCTAattcttgttttttttcctACTCTAATTTGGAAGTAGGAATGAACATCCTGAAAACCTGCTGCTTAATCATATAGGTAAAACATGAACCTTAAGTATAACTAGAGGTCTAATCGAGTTAGACTACGCACTCGTGTATCGGTTCAAAAAATTTGAGTTGAGCTCGAACTTCTCGAGTTTCATCTCGAGCCGAACTCAAATATCTCTTTAAAGAGGTTCATGAGGCTCGCGAGCTTAAATGAAGCTCTTATATACGTAAAACAACAATTTTGTTAATATATTAGCTTATTATATCTCTAAGTTTTAATGTATATCATCTTAATTGGTTAGattctattttttataatgaaaaCAAATTAGTAAAACTCATTCAAGCTCGACAGGCTTATATAAAACTCTAGAGCTCGAGCATTATCTAATTCGAGCTCGAACTTGACCTGGTTCAAGCTCAAGTTTGAGCTTGTAAATACACTCGAACTCGAGCTTGACCTAATTCTAGCTCGGGATCGAAGCTCGTTTACATTCCTAGACGTTATAGCAAAGATCGTAAGAAAGTACATACGGTTAAGCAGCTAACAATATTTTTTGTGATGCAAGCAAACCAAAATAATGAGAGTTTAaactaaaaactgaaatttaaaaataacatatataCACATACCGGAAGTCGAAGAACTTGTAGACgaataatttattgaaaacGTTAGAGATTGAAGCTTCAGTCGCCTGCACTGTGTTTGCTACAATTTGGAGACACTGCATATAGGTAGTCCCGTGGTTTATATTATCACAATATGTAGATGCTAAAAATCCTGACGGCTCAAGAGTACTACAAATTTTAATTGTCCTCCaccttattttattttgcatGATATCAAAAATCTAAAGACCttagttaaatttaataaatacatattatgaattaaaaaattcattaattttgtcaaaatacGAAATATCTTGTTCgaaaaaagtatttaaaaactttatggGCCTTAGAAGCACTGATTAAAGTACCGAACTAGACCGGTCAGTTCAaccaattaaattgaaaattggtTTGCTGTCTGGTTCAAATAAcacaaaaactataaatttgaTCAAGTCAAAAGAACTGGATTAAACTAACGGTTGAACCAGCGGTTTAATCAGTTGAATCGCTAATAAGACATTAGTGATAGACAAATATGtcggtaaaaataaaaaaaattgctaattttgtaattttaaatttattttactcaACTCGCGATTGAACCGGTTGAAttggataaatttaaaattgatggCCTCATCGGCTTAGCCAACAGTTcgatgtttaaaacgttgctcgAGTATTGGACCATGTGATAGATAATGAGGTTGTAACTCATTTTTGATTGCTTGTGATAAAACTGGAAATTAAatgttgaaaataataatattgattaTATTAAGTGTtgaattgaataaatttattggGTAATTACAattgttaaaaattataaaaaaataatttacataCTAAACCTTTGAATATCAACtatcttaaatataaattacatattagttaaatccttaaaatataaacatataatatttaaaaacaattataaatataaataaatatcataaatgTTTTTGGTTATATGGTGCATGAGGTTTTATGAACGGGTCTTAGTTATGAAATGGTACCTTTAAATGTTCTACGTTCAAACTACTCGATCGGTGTAGATTCTTTGTGGGAGGCAAACTCTAACTCTAAAATTTAAACGGATGTCTAGATGAATATGATTAAGTGCTtaatagattaatttaattattaaattaaaacatttgagTTAAAAGTTCTACTAAAAGAGTTTTTAGtttggattgggattccctcaagttcaaatgaacttgagggggtcatgtttataatttacaccgttcattgtaaaatgaacggtgtagattaatttgattaaaattgtacctTTCTGATCTACAacgttcattttacaatgaacggtgtatatcgtgaacatgacccacTCAAGTTTAAAATGGACTTGAGGAGATCCAATacagtttgtttttattttctaaagcAAATGATCGATTAGATATGTAGTTTATTATGCTAATCAATAACCTACCTTTTTTAAAGGGAAAGAGATACTCcttccgtcccgtaaagatagaaaaagcacccatttcacaagaattaagaaagtagttatttaACGATCATTCAAAAGTAACAGTAGTCcgtgaatcaaatccaaactgtCTTTCTTCTATTTCTCCAATGGAGAGCTCTCTAGAAAAAACACCCAGGGAACCCTCAGCGGAGGACAGAACGACAAAGAAAGCTAGATTCCGAGATGACGATGATCAGACCATTCCCGCTCCGGTCATGTCATTTAGAGATAAAGTGGTTCAATCAGATAGGGAGAGGGAGGAGACGTTATCTGGGAATTTTGAGGATTTCGCTGTTAATCATGATGatgttattatttataataataaaagtatGCCTTCAATCGCTTTCTCCTGTAGAGTGAAAGAGGAGTTATCGAAACAGTGGATGACTACTGTTATTGTGAAATTGCTTGGAAGACCTATCGGATATAGGAATCTATGCAATCGTTTAGAAATGATGTGGAATTTTACTCAAGGGTTTGATGTGATTGACCTTGAGAATAATTATTTCTTAGTTCGTCTGAAGAATGGTAGTGATGTAGAGGCAGTTCTCACTCGTGGACCGTGGGTTATGCTAGGGCATTACTTATCGGTTCAGTCTTGGAGTCCGAATTTTGACTGTATTACTGATGATATCAAGGTGATTCAAGCATGGATTAGACTACCAGGGATGCCAATCCACTACTACAATAAGAAAGTCCTTCGTTATATTGGAGGGATGGTAGGTAAAGTTCTAAGGATCGATTATTGTACGGAAGCAGCGGAGAGGGGAAAATTTGCTCGAATTGCGGTGGAAGTAGATCTGGAAAAGCCTTTGGTATCACAATTTAGCCTTGATGGGAAAGTCCAATTTGTTGAATATGAATGTCTTCCGAGAATTTGTTTTCATTGTGGCAAGTTTGGCCATGTCAAAGGATTCTGCCCGGATATAATTGTCCAGAATCAAGCTGATCTTGCTAGAGAAGGGGACTATGTTCAGACTGATAAGCCAATTCCGGCGGCTACTGAGGTGGCGGAGGTTAACCCTACCTTTGGTCCATGGATGATGGTGAGTAGAAAAGGTAGGTCAACCAACGGGAATGGTAAAAATAATAGTTACCATGCTGGCAATTCTAGTAGACCGGTGATTCAGAGGGGATCTAGATTTGATATCTTAGATAATGCTAATGATGAGTGCCTGCCAGATGATGAGTGCCTGCCAGATTCTGAGAGGATCCCGCAATCTGTGGAGGAGGTTATCGTACCAAATAGGAAGATTTCTACGTTGACTAAGAAGGCAATAGATAGCATGAGTCATGCGCACAAAGACCATTATACCCCGAAAGAAGTCCAAGCGTTAAAGAGTAAGACTACTGAGAATTCTCGATCGGATAGCCCAGCCCAAGAGGCCAAAGCCCGTTTTGTTGTGAACAAGGCTAGTACATTGCTAGACTCCATGAAACATACCGTTGTTACAGTTAATTATAATACTGAAAATCACAACCCCAACATTCCCTCTA is part of the Mercurialis annua linkage group LG3, ddMerAnnu1.2, whole genome shotgun sequence genome and encodes:
- the LOC126673978 gene encoding pentatricopeptide repeat-containing protein At2g41080 isoform X2, giving the protein MGGKCYLTTHLCTLTRHRFISTNTVQTHNEFTNLCSKGLTKQAFDTFKSLIWTDPSLFSHLIQSCIPKKSLPIAKQLHCLTVISGCFHKEKFVRNHLLNMYSKIGEFDTALMLFKSMPKRNIMSCNIMINGFMQSGDLDSAVKVFDEMSERNVATWNAVVSGLIQFEVNEEGLGLFKEMYELGFFPDEFTLGSVLRGCAGLKGVYAGRQVHGYVVKCGFEFNLVVASSLAHMYMKNGRLSEGEIVIESMPSRNNVAWNTLIAGKAQNGYPEEVLDQYNLMRIMGFRPDKVTFASVVSSCSELTTIGQGQQIHTEVIKAGAHSVPAVMSSLISMYSRCGCLEDSVKIFLECKYADVILWSSMISAYGFHGQGEEAIKLFHEMEQENIEANDVTFLSLLYACSHCGLKDKGMEFFELMVNKYAVKPRLEHYTCLVDLLGRSGCLDEAEARIRSMPVKPDAVIWKTLLSACKVHKNADMARRAAEEVLKLDPQDSASYVLLANIHASAKSWQVVSEVRKTMRDRNVKKEPGVSWLEVKNQVHQFCVADKSHPNLDAINLYLKELMEEMKLHGYVPDIGSVLHDMDNEEKENDLVHHSEKLAIAFALMNTPPCAPIRIMKNLRVCSDCHVAIKYISEIRNREIIVRDTSRFHHFKSGKCSCGDY
- the LOC126673978 gene encoding pentatricopeptide repeat-containing protein At2g41080 isoform X1, translating into MGGKCYLTTHLCTLTRHRFISTNTVQTHNEFTNLCSKGLTKQAFDTFKSLIWTDPSLFSHLIQSCIPKKSLPIAKQLHCLTVISGCFHKEKFVRNHLLNMYSKIGEFDTALMLFKSMPKRNIMSCNIMINGFMQSGDLDSAVKVFDEMSERNVATWNAVVSGLIQFEVNEEGLGLFKEMYELGFFPDEFTLGSVLRGCAGLKGVYAGRQVHGYVVKCGFEFNLVVASSLAHMYMKNGRLSEGEIVIESMPSRNNVAWNTLIAGKAQNGYPEEVLDQYNLMRIMGFRPDKVTFASVVSSCSELTTIGQGQQIHTEVIKAGAHSVPAVMSSLISMYSRCGCLEDSVKIFLECKYADVILWSSMISAYGFHGQGEEAIKLFHEMEQENIEANDVTFLSLLYACSHCGLKDKGMEFFELMVNKYAVKPRLEHYTCLVDLLGRSGCLDEAEARIRSMPVKPDAVIWKTLLSACKVHKNADMARRAAEEVLKLDPQDSASYVLLANIHASAKSWQVVSEVRKTMRDRNVKKEPGVSWLEVKNQVHQFCVADKSHPNLDAINLYLKELMEEMKLHGYVPDIGSVLHDMDNEEKENDLVHHSEKLAIAFALMNTPPCAPIRIMKNLRVCSDCHVAIKYISEIRNREIIVRDTSRFHHFKSGKCSCGDYW
- the LOC126673982 gene encoding F-box/FBD/LRR-repeat protein At1g13570-like: MFAEIIMSKRQKIKRQKLDSDNNSNSMTSNRPNNSDQLSELPQHLIEIILSYLLIHEAAKTSILSKSWKQKWHTVPWITINSKSWLSIRQSESMVNCILNQHIGTIQKFVIVINRIDLTMTLQAWLYILIKNSIQDLSLVCTKDSNKTIKLPDNLFSCQQLRHLNLSHLFTLTKLPCSYKGFKNLVTLELRKLSTTRLIFESVISNCLLLENIIVKSVSFVGVLNMNVPKLKFFSFGGEVNSISFNSNPLLSVLSIDLYKPEFKFGKCYRLQTDNIKFTIPELPSALEELHFRWKTRKWSIAVTGLIQVLLSCKGHLRALQVHDFCFKDKNYVSALFDLNELLPSLHTLIIKVGTNYSLLSSLFNSEIELCTNRATFNWRDAAKALLSLNLLHSFGNQKKNLLSLATWRTNCVK
- the LOC126672845 gene encoding uncharacterized protein LOC126672845, giving the protein MESSLEKTPREPSAEDRTTKKARFRDDDDQTIPAPVMSFRDKVVQSDREREETLSGNFEDFAVNHDDVIIYNNKSMPSIAFSCRVKEELSKQWMTTVIVKLLGRPIGYRNLCNRLEMMWNFTQGFDVIDLENNYFLVRLKNGSDVEAVLTRGPWVMLGHYLSVQSWSPNFDCITDDIKVIQAWIRLPGMPIHYYNKKVLRYIGGMVGKVLRIDYCTEAAERGKFARIAVEVDLEKPLVSQFSLDGKVQFVEYECLPRICFHCGKFGHVKGFCPDIIVQNQADLAREGDYVQTDKPIPAATEVAEVNPTFGPWMMVSRKGRSTNGNGKNNSYHAGNSSRPVIQRGSRFDILDNANDECLPDDECLPDSERIPQSVEEVIVPNRKISTLTKKAIDSMSHAHKDHYTPKEVQALKSKTTENSRSDSPAQEAKARFVVNKASTLLDSMKHTVVTVNYNTENHNPNIPSTVLSTGKMDVSRNEVLNIDAGPLDLHNRHPGKQSIGKNMEVTLNCTDVDMNAEDMYTEHSSDNENEGEGMEGIAHSPL